The following is a genomic window from Nicotiana tabacum cultivar K326 chromosome 3, ASM71507v2, whole genome shotgun sequence.
TGAAGAAGGATGTTATACCATTATGGTAATTGttaaaattatatgcaagatctgtTCCTTGCATCACTGTTATCCTTTAATAGTCACATTACCAGATTATTTTGCGTACAATAGGTACATGACCAGTGATCATTCATGTCATAAtgatgacattattttcttatttcatctcaaaccttcctctagaggtgagtgtggtatattcactaccactagcacgttcatattcttccaataatgaatatgtattcataaatcacatgttgtcacattcacatcatgaatgaacCATAATTATCTATatgtgttttacaaaatctcatgtcaaatcgatgacaaatattattttcacaaagtgaaggattattttgagaattcttattgttctcattaccacaatgatgacgattataatttcgtctattgccacgtccacatccattgatacattcatagtaataattttgtcttctttcagacttatcacatactACTATCACATTCTCTAAAGGGAATGAGAatggagcaaattcaatgggacggattttcaattctttgcacacaatcatacatgaatttgatcatggcaaggcatagaaattttaccactttgggtggttataatttctttcaaactccattagagttgcaatcaaaatttatcgtctttgcttgtatttaaaatcaaattatagaatgtcaagaatttgaaagagaaaagtaaaatacttaccttaaatccagaatttaatcatgaaggaagttcatagaataattgacaatcattatgctcaatcccaaatcttctactcaattggttagagtctcgtgctgataacgtgttatgaaacaataaaagaagaagagtattgcagagaaaagtagagagaagagaattcttattgatatgagatgaattacaatggaatagaaccctctatttatagggagagattGGCTTAGCCACCAAGCAataaccctagaatctctctagaatataaacattcaccttaaatataattctatttataacaatctttcttttctttgcacGGATATGAATTTAGTTGACGTTGAAAAGTTTTAGAAGAgactatatttttattttttatttttagtaacTTTTCCTCTTCGATTATATTctttttctactatttttttttgttttgttttttgaaagaATCTAAAACATGTAGTCCTGGTTTATCCTTCTTGCTATGAAAATGCACGTTATTCACGTTGAATTTCAACATCAATTATTTTGTACTAACCTTGTATCGTTCTTATTGTCTACAAGCTCAGTTTGCATTGTGAGTTTGTAACCAAAAAAACATGCGCATTACGTTTTGCCAATTAAATTGATATCTTCCATGAATTTGAAAACGCTCTTAATCAAGTAATCCACTGCAAGGCCGGCCGTTCTTTAAATCTTGATGCATATGCCTTAGCATATTCTTTAAGGCTTGGTCATCCCAAGATTTCCAAATACTAATAAATGTATTGGCGGAGAAAACTTGGAAAGATTCATGTTCAATACATCTTATAAAATTTGCTAGAGAAAATGAGTTAAACCAACGAAATAATATGCGTGACCAAAAGGTTGTTCTAGTCACTGGCTGCGCCAAGGGTGGCATTGGTTATGAATATTGCAAGGCTTTTGCTGAGCAGAATTGCCATGTTTTTGCATCAGACATAGCTCCACGAATGTCTGATATGTTAGATCTACAAGCAGATAAAATTGAGACACTTGAGCTCGATGTTGCATCGGACACAAGCGTAGCATCCGCCGTGAATTCAATTATATCCCAATGTGGGAAAATAGATATCTTGATCAACAATGCTGGAATAGGCAGCACAGGCCCTTTAGCCGAGCTTCCTTTGGATGCATtcaaaaaaacttatgaaattaaCACGTTGGGGCAACTAAGGTTGATTCAACAAGTAGTCCCTCACATGGCATCGCGACGAAGTGGAAGTATAGTGAACGTAGGGAGTGTTGTTGGGAAAGTGCCAACACCTTGGGCGGGATCATATTGTGCTAGCAAGGCTGCAATTTTTTCTATGTCGCACACTTTAAGGGTTGAGTTAAGCCCGtttaatataaatgtaattatcgTGGTCCCGGGGGCTATAAGATCAAGTTTTGGGAACAATAGTGTGGAAAGATTGCAAAACTATGAGTGGAAACTTTACAAGGATTTTAAAGAAGCCATAATTGAGCGTGCAAAGGCCTCTCAAGGGGGTAAATCGACTGATGCGTCAGTTTTTGCAAGACATGTAGCAACAAAGGTCTTGATTCCAAAACCACCAAAGGTGATTGAATTTGGTCATATGACTGGACTTTTTTCTTTGCTTTCATGGTCCCCTCTTTGGGCAAGAGATCTGTTCTTTTCGACTAGATTCAAGTTGAATCCCAAGGTTTTTAAGGTGTAATAGTAGTCGATAACTTTATTTCTTCCCTATTCTTCCTTGTTATGAAAGGGTTTGGGAAGTAATATGTGGTTGTTATCCATGCGCCGGATTGTGCATTTATTTCTTATGACCATATAAATAAGTTTTAGCGTGTGACAAATATAATTGCTCCCTTCCACTTTAAAATTAGAAAGTGTAATTACTCACCCATTCCACACATTAGTCAAACTATGTAATTATATCCAGTTATATTCAAACCAAATTACAATGTGACCTTCTAGGTTGTCTCGCCCTGAACTCTCCCACGCCATATATGCCACCAATATACTGGAGTAGTTTAATTCTTAAATCCTTTCATTTTAAGACCAAACTAAACCATAATTTGTCATTTGTAATAATTAGAACAGCCAAAAGTAGTAATATTACACTGTTGTCTCAATTCTGGAGAGTATAAAGGGTCTTAAgtaataaaggatatgg
Proteins encoded in this region:
- the LOC107789314 gene encoding short-chain dehydrogenase virD-like, with translation MRDQKVVLVTGCAKGGIGYEYCKAFAEQNCHVFASDIAPRMSDMLDLQADKIETLELDVASDTSVASAVNSIISQCGKIDILINNAGIGSTGPLAELPLDAFKKTYEINTLGQLRLIQQVVPHMASRRSGSIVNVGSVVGKVPTPWAGSYCASKAAIFSMSHTLRVELSPFNINVIIVVPGAIRSSFGNNSVERLQNYEWKLYKDFKEAIIERAKASQGGKSTDASVFARHVATKVLIPKPPKVIEFGHMTGLFSLLSWSPLWARDLFFSTRFKLNPKVFKV